From Oryza sativa Japonica Group chromosome 4, ASM3414082v1, one genomic window encodes:
- the LOC4334994 gene encoding probable indole-3-pyruvate monooxygenase YUCCA5: MVLQHSDRMDSLFSPQTSWVSGPIIVGAGPSGLAVAASLREQGVPFTMLERADCIASLWQKRTYDRLKLHLPKQFCELPRMAFPAHYPEYPTRRQFIDYLEDYAAAFDINPLFGHTVLSARYDETSGLWRVRASSSAGAEMEYIGSWLVVATGENAESVVPDIPGIDGFGGEVVHVADYKSGEAYRGKRVLVVGCGNSGMEVSLDLCDHGARPAMVVRDAVHVLPREVLGKSTFELAVLLMAWLPLWLVDKILVLLAWLVLGNLAKLGIRRPATGPLELKNTTGRTPVLDYGALARIRSGEITVVPGVARFGRGFAELADGRVIALDAVVLATGYRSNVPQWLQGNDFFNKDGYPKTAFPNGWKGESGLYAVGFTRRGLSGASADAMRAAKDLARVWKEATKPTKKSTACHRRCISVIF; the protein is encoded by the exons ATGGTGCTCCAACACAGTGATCGCATGGACAGCCTCTTCTCCCCACAGACGAGCTGGGTGAGCGGCCCGATCATCGTGGGCGCCGGGCCGTCGGGGCTCGCCGTGGCGGCGAGCCTGCGGGAGCAGGGCGTGCCGTTCACCATGCTGGAGCGCGCCGACTGCATCGCGTCGCTGTGGCAGAAGCGCACCTACGACCGCCTCAAGCTCCACCTCCCCAAGCAGTTCTGCGAGCTCCCGCGCATGGCGTTCCCGGCGCACTACCCGGAGTACCCGACGCGCCGCCAGTTCATCGACTACCTCGAGGACTACGCCGCCGCGTTCGACATCAACCCGCTCTTCGGCCACACCGTGCTCTCCGCGCGCTACGACGAGACGTCCGGCCTGTGGCGCGTgcgcgcctcctcgtccgccgGCGCCGAGATGGAGTACATTGGCAGCTggctcgtcgtcgccaccggcgAGAACGCCGAGAGCGTCGTCCCGGACATCCCCGGGATCGATGGgttcggcggcgaggtggtgcacGTCGCCGACTACAAGTCCGGCGAGGCGTACCGCGGCAAGAGGGTGCTCGTCGTCGGGTGCGGCAACTCCGGTATGGAGGTGTCGCTGGACCTGTGCGACCACGGCGCACGCCCGGCGATGGTGGTGCGCGACGCCGTCCACGTCCTCCCCCGGGAGGTGCTCGGCAAGTCCACGTTCGAGCTCGCCGTGCTGCTCATGGCGTGGCTCCCGCTCTGGCTCGTCGACAAgatcctcgtcctcctcgcctgGCTCGTCCTCGGCAACCTCGCCAAGCTCGGCATCCGCCGCCCCGCCACCGGCCCGCTCGAGCTCAAGAACACCACCGGCCGCACCCCGGTGCTCGACTACGGCGCCCTCGCCAGGATCCGCTCCGGCGAGATCACCGTCGTCCCCGGCGTCGCCCGCTTCGGCAGGGGCttcgccgagctcgccgacggccgcgtcatcgccctcgacgccgtcgtcctcgccacCGGCTACCGCAGCAATGTGCCCCAATGGCTCCAG GGAAATGACTTCTTCAACAAGGACGGGTACCCAAAGACGGCGTTCCCCAACGGATGGAAGGGTGAGTCGGGGCTGTACGCCGTCGGCTTCACCCGGCGCGGCCTCTCCGGCGCCTCCGCCGACGCCATGCGCGCCGCCAAGGACCTTGCCAGGGTGTGGAAGGAGGCGACGAAGCCAACCAAGAAGAGCACGGCGTGCCACCGGAGGTGCATCTCCGTCATCTTctaa